In Malus sylvestris chromosome 15, drMalSylv7.2, whole genome shotgun sequence, a single genomic region encodes these proteins:
- the LOC126604214 gene encoding uncharacterized protein At5g08430-like, which translates to MDSFSWMAEPSPGSGPSPSPSPGSRPIPSPFRGSSKRTRSRKQQDFDLEGWGSRRLFQFLESIGRDTTHKISQYDVESIVTDYVKQHQLQHPTKKKRIVCDDRLFLLFGRKTIGRVKIYELLQQHFADNMEDDSSSDDDSDGNDRPLNINLNVSAEQVEEDGDGNHRKQKKKKAKRFTEEGGFGLGLGLGMGVGVGAGVGVGPPKSCFAAVIPENIKLVYLKRSLVEHLLLNEEKENEGKVVGSFVRIKSDPNDYLQKNSHLLLQVTALNKPPAASSSSGVLLLCLSGLALVKEVPISQLSNDNFTQEECEDLRQRIKEGLLKSLTVVELQQKVQILHEDIMKHWLARELALLQNQIDRANEKGWRRELFEYLERRQLLQTPDEQARLLREVPEVIADELEIEDAPKDCADEIQEENRSSTRDIIKGASEAPVCDIPAEKNLITWTATGIISEAKVRGISWQEWKEQPTEPIKTSNGEKKYGTIDTKGFQELVGKLVQTSQEQPTESIKRSNGENKHGSIDTKGLDKLVQAPQVIDLSDDEDEEQCEGERIPADQLGSSIWHYFDPQGNIQGPFSIALLKGWSDADYFPPDFKIWKAGQSSNQAVLLQRILQQNYPNKVAKH; encoded by the exons ATGGATTCATTCAGTTGGATGGCGGAGCCGAGTCCTGGTTCGGGTCCGAGTCCGAGTCCGAGTCCTGGTTCGCGTCCGATTCCGAGTCCATTCAGAGGAAGCAGCAAGCGGACGCGGTCGAGGAAGCAACAGGATTTTGATTTGGAGGGGTGGGGGTCGAGGCGGCTGTTTCAATTTCTGGAATCGATCGGGAGGGACACGACCCACAAAATCTCCCAATACGACGTCGAATCGATCGTCACCGACTACGTGAAGCAGCATCAGCTTCAGCACCCGACCAAGAAGAAGAGAATCGTCTGCGACGACcgcctcttcctcctcttcggCCGGAAAACCATCGGCCGCGTCAAAATCTACGAGTTGCTTCAGCAGCATTTCGCCGACAACATGGAGGACGATTCCTCTTCCGACGATGACAGCGACGGCAACGACCGCCCCCTAAACATTAATCTCAATGTCAGTGCAGAACAGGTAGAAGAAGACGGCGACGGCAATCATCGgaagcagaagaaaaaaaaggccaAGAGATTCACGGAGGAGGGTGGTTTTGGATTGGGATTGGGATTGGGAATGGGAGTGGGAGTGGGAGCGGGAGTGGGAGTGGGACCCCCGAAAAGCTGCTTTGCGGCGGTGATTCCGGAGAACATAAAGTTGGTGTATTTGAAGAGGTCTTTGGTGGAGCATCTTCTCCTCAATGAGGAAAAGGAGAATGAGGGTAAAGTTGTGGGAAGCTTTGTGAGAATCAAGTCGGACCCCAATGACTACTTGCAGAAGAACTCCCACCTGCTACTCCAAGTTACTGCTCTCAACAAGCCGCCCgccgcctcctcctcctccggaGTTCTTCTGCTTTGCCTTTCCGGCCTTGCCCTCGTCAAAGAGGTCCCAATCTCCCAGCTTTCCAATGATAACTTCACGCAG GAGGAATGCGAGGATTTGCGTCAAAGAATAAAAGAGGGCTTGCTCAAGAGCCTTACAGTG GTGGAGCTTCAGCAGAAGGTCCAGATATTGCATGAGGATATAATGAAGCAT TGGCTTGCGAGAGAACTTGCATTGTTACAGAACCAAATTGATAGAGCCAATGAAAAGGGATGGCGTCGAGA GCTGTTTGAGTACTTGGAGAGAAGGCAATTGCTTCAGACTCCAGATGAACAGGCACGATTGTTGCGTGAGGTTCCAGAAGTCATTGCAGATGAACTAGAGATAGAAGATGCACCGAAGGATTGTGCAGATGAAATACAAGAAGAGAACCGAAGTTCAACAAGAGATATTATAAAAGGAGCTTCAGAAGCTCCTGTTTGTGATATACCAGCAGAGAAAAATCTAATAACTTGGACCGCAACTGGCATAATTTCTGAAG CAAAAGTGCGTGGTATTTCCTGGCAAGAATGGAAGGAACAACCAACAGAGCCCATAAAGACTAGCAACGGTGAGAAAAAGTATGGAACTATTGACACCAAGGGCTTTCAGGAACTGGTGGGTAAGCTGGTACAGACATCTCAAGAACAACCAACAGAGTCCATAAAGAGGAGCAATGGCGAGAATAAGCATGGAAGCATAGACACCAAGGGCTTGGATAAGCTGGTACAGGCACCACAGGTAATTGATTTAAGTGACGATGAAGATGAAGAACAATGCGAAGGAGAGAGGATCCCTGCTGACCAGCTGGGAAGCTCGATATGGCATTATTTCGATCCCCAAGGAAACATACAGGGTCCATTTTCAATTGCTTTGTTGAAGGGCTGGAGTGATGCGGACTACTTTCCTCCCGACTTCAAAATTTGGAAGGCAGGTCAGAGCTCAAATCAAGCCGTATTATTGCAACGCATTCTTCAGCAGAATTATCCAAATAAAGTTGCAAAACATTAA